In Candidatus Moraniibacteriota bacterium, the sequence CATTCTCTTTAATTTTACCACCTTAATTTTCGCCTTGCGGTGAACTGGGCTGAGTTTGAGAACTTGCCTAAAGCATTCCAGGGCGTCTTCGTTATTCCCTGACTCAAGATAGTAATCTCCCAAACGTTCATAGGCCTCAATATCCTGGGGGTTAGCGGCAATTCGCTCGATGAGAGCCGTCTCCAGCATATTCCGCTCTCCGGATCTTGTTTCCGGACGAACAATCTCTTTGCTGATCATGGGATAACTCTTTATCTCTCTTTCTTTAGCTTTTTCAGACGGCGAAATTATCTTGCTTTCTTCACTTACAATTTTCGTGGTTTCTTCTCTTTCTTCAAAAAAAGTTTTGGATTTTTCGGCGCTCTGCTGCCTCCTTTTTCTGATTGACTGAAACCAGCGGTGGGTAAGGTTGTAAAACTTGAGGGAAAGAAGCTTTGACCACTGTGTCATTCTTTCTCCCGTTCGCAGTGATAGCTCGCTGATCTTCGCCTTTGCTTTCCCGACTCTCCGAAGGCCCTCTAGCCGGGCTCCGGTTTGCTGCGTTATTTCTCTTGGCGGAATTTGAGAGGCCTTTCGAAACAAAAACCAGATAAGCACTGCTAATCCAATAATAATGACAACTGGTGGTATTGTGTAGTACAACATAAATTTTATTTAATATCTTTCTTTTTTACAGTCACAATTTTTCCGTCTTCCAATTTCACTCTCGCTTCCTGTTTAATGACATTAAGTTCCAGTACTTCTCCTTTTCCTTCTTTGGTTTTTACTTGGCTGTGAATCTCCGGTAAACCTTCCAGCATTTCCTGGTATTGACGAGCTTCATAAGAAAGGCAGCAGAGAAGCCGGCCGCACTGGCCGGATATCCGCTCCGAGCCCCGATGGGCAATTTGCTGAAGTCGCGCCATTTCCACCGAAATACTAGGCAAACTTTTCAAAAATCTCACGCAGCACAGCTCCCTTCCGCACACTCCGCAGCCTCCGGACTTGCGGGCTTCATCCCGCGATCCAATCTGGTGCATTTTTACCGAGCGATGAAATATCCGTGACAGATTTTTAACTAATTCGCGAAAATCCACTCGCTCTTCGGCGGAGAACACCACTACGATATTGCTGCCGTCCAAACTGATGGCCACATCAACTAGCTTCATCTCCAGCCCGAGGCGCTTTACTTCTTTCCGGCAGATTTCAATAATTTCTTTCTTTTTCTCCTTGTTTTTTTCAAAAACATCACTGTCCCGCTTCGTTGCCTTGCGAAGAATTGGCTGCTCCGGCTCCTCGGTTGTTTCCATCCCACTCATCACCACCGTTCCTAAACTATTTCCGAATTCCCCTTTTATAATTACTTTATCGCCTTCTTGAAGATCTGTTTCGCTGGAACAAAAACGAGGGCTCTCCCAATCGTACAAATTAACTAAAACTTTCATAATTTCAATTAGTTTCTATTTGAAATTTATAAATCGTAGCGGATAAATTTGCCTACTTGGATATTCTCTCCTATCTTGCCCACCTTCTCGGCAACAAGGTCCCCAACGGTTATTGACGGATCTTTGACAAACGGCTGGGCAAGAAGCGAGATTTCTTCGCGGAATTTTTTCTCTTTGCCGGCGAGGATTTTTTCCGCGATTGCTTCGGGCTTTCCTTCTTTGGCCAGCTGCTCAGTCCAGATTTTTCTTTCTTTTTTAACAA encodes:
- a CDS encoding tetratricopeptide repeat protein; its protein translation is MLYYTIPPVVIIIGLAVLIWFLFRKASQIPPREITQQTGARLEGLRRVGKAKAKISELSLRTGERMTQWSKLLSLKFYNLTHRWFQSIRKRRQQSAEKSKTFFEEREETTKIVSEESKIISPSEKAKEREIKSYPMISKEIVRPETRSGERNMLETALIERIAANPQDIEAYERLGDYYLESGNNEDALECFRQVLKLSPVHRKAKIKVVKLKRMLGK
- the ricT gene encoding regulatory iron-sulfur-containing complex subunit RicT: MKVLVNLYDWESPRFCSSETDLQEGDKVIIKGEFGNSLGTVVMSGMETTEEPEQPILRKATKRDSDVFEKNKEKKKEIIEICRKEVKRLGLEMKLVDVAISLDGSNIVVVFSAEERVDFRELVKNLSRIFHRSVKMHQIGSRDEARKSGGCGVCGRELCCVRFLKSLPSISVEMARLQQIAHRGSERISGQCGRLLCCLSYEARQYQEMLEGLPEIHSQVKTKEGKGEVLELNVIKQEARVKLEDGKIVTVKKKDIK